A genomic segment from Streptomyces sp. TLI_235 encodes:
- a CDS encoding succinate-semialdehyde dehydrogenase/glutarate-semialdehyde dehydrogenase, whose protein sequence is MPIATVNPATGETVETFTPYDAAAVEQRLALAASAYAAWRTTGFDERAALLRRAADLLDAEREDLGRTMTVEMGKPVAAARAEVAKCAKAMRWYADRAPELLADEHPVAADVADSGAGSVHVRYRPIGVVLAVMPWNFPLWQVVRFAAPALMAGNVGLLKHASNVPRTALALERVLLEAGFPQGCFQTLLIGSAAVEGVIRDPRVAAVTLTGSELAGRSVASIAGDEVKKSVLELGGSDPFLVLPSADLAGAVQWAVTARTQNNGQSCIAAKRFIVHAEVYEAFTTAFIDRMKALKVGDPLAEETEIGPLATRQGRADLEELVDDAVAAGAVAECGGARPDGLPKELDGGWYYLPTVLTGITPKMRIHHEEAFGPVATVYRVESLDEAIAVANDSPFGLSSNVWTTDPAEQERCARDIEAGGVFFNGMTASHPAFPFGGVKRSGYGRELSGHGIREFCNITTVWRGR, encoded by the coding sequence ATGCCCATCGCCACCGTCAACCCGGCCACCGGAGAGACTGTCGAGACCTTCACCCCGTACGACGCCGCCGCCGTCGAACAGCGGCTGGCCCTGGCGGCCTCGGCCTACGCCGCCTGGCGGACGACCGGCTTCGACGAGCGGGCCGCGCTGCTGCGGCGCGCCGCGGACCTGCTCGACGCCGAGCGCGAGGACCTCGGCCGGACGATGACGGTGGAGATGGGCAAGCCGGTCGCCGCGGCCCGCGCCGAGGTCGCCAAGTGCGCCAAGGCGATGCGCTGGTACGCCGACCGGGCGCCCGAACTGCTCGCCGACGAGCACCCGGTGGCCGCCGACGTCGCGGACTCCGGCGCCGGCTCGGTGCACGTGCGCTACCGCCCGATCGGCGTGGTGCTGGCCGTGATGCCGTGGAACTTCCCGCTCTGGCAGGTGGTGCGGTTCGCCGCGCCCGCACTGATGGCGGGCAATGTTGGCCTGCTGAAGCACGCCTCGAACGTGCCGCGCACCGCGCTCGCCCTGGAGCGGGTCCTGCTGGAGGCGGGCTTCCCGCAGGGCTGCTTCCAGACCCTGCTGATCGGGTCCGCCGCGGTGGAGGGCGTGATCCGCGACCCGCGGGTCGCCGCGGTGACCCTGACCGGCAGCGAGCTCGCCGGCCGCTCGGTCGCCTCGATCGCCGGCGACGAGGTGAAGAAGTCGGTGCTGGAGCTCGGCGGCAGCGACCCGTTCCTGGTGCTGCCTTCCGCCGACCTCGCCGGCGCCGTGCAGTGGGCCGTCACCGCGCGCACCCAGAACAACGGGCAGTCCTGCATCGCCGCCAAGCGCTTCATCGTGCACGCCGAGGTCTACGAGGCCTTCACCACGGCGTTCATCGACCGGATGAAGGCGTTGAAGGTCGGCGACCCGCTGGCAGAGGAGACCGAGATCGGCCCGCTCGCCACCCGCCAGGGCCGGGCCGACCTGGAGGAGCTCGTCGACGACGCGGTGGCCGCCGGCGCGGTCGCGGAGTGCGGCGGCGCCCGCCCGGACGGCCTGCCGAAGGAGCTGGACGGCGGCTGGTACTACCTGCCGACCGTGCTCACCGGCATCACCCCGAAGATGCGCATCCACCACGAGGAGGCCTTCGGCCCGGTCGCCACCGTGTACCGGGTGGAGAGCCTGGACGAGGCGATCGCGGTGGCCAACGACAGCCCGTTCGGGCTGAGCTCCAACGTGTGGACGACCGACCCCGCCGAGCAGGAGCGCTGCGCCCGCGACATCGAGGCGGGCGGGGTGTTCTTCAACGGCATGACGGCCTCGCACCCGGCCTTCCCGTTCGGCGGCGTCAAGCGCTCCGGCTACGGCCGGGAGCTGTCCGGCCACGGCATCCGCGAGTTCTGCAACATCACCACCGTCTGGCGGGGCCGCTGA
- a CDS encoding hemopexin, with protein MKDYFRVSLQAEPRYRLGEPIKVTFELTNISSQDIRLLVWNTPLEGDEVFQYFHVRREGVTIPYDGRFVKRGEPEESSYRLVRAGESVTQEVDLTTAYPISEPGTYTVTLDAEILDAIPQESGAPALRLRLNHEGFQLDPLSATFEVAEDGQPRYTVAETVRRSLGPPQAPKTALAAAKINALPPTLIGGTAAQQQDVRAAHENAGAFGEEARHQLAWTSGPGNTVSTEWFGAYDAARYSTVSTHLTDICAVIAGQTITYDLTGTGCNPGWFAYTYKGTRKVWLCSSFWSAGATGTDSKFGTLVHELSHAVSSTDDLAYGQAGARTLASTKPADAIRNADNHEYFAEAVSELMVTAPVLWNNGKAYFFVAGKYYRYDVATDKVDPGYPLPVSPNWPGLFADRVDVGVVWPNGKAYFFRGSEYMRYDIASDSVDPGYPLPISPYWPGLWPDGIDAAVVWPNGKAYFFRGSEYMRYDIASDSVDPGYPLPISPYWPGLWPADLTGGVVWNNGKAYFFRGTEYVRYDIAADSVDPGYPLPVNPYWPGLP; from the coding sequence ATGAAGGACTACTTCCGCGTCTCCTTGCAAGCCGAACCCCGCTATCGGCTGGGCGAGCCGATCAAGGTGACCTTCGAACTGACCAACATCAGCAGCCAGGACATCCGACTTCTCGTCTGGAACACGCCCCTTGAGGGGGACGAGGTGTTCCAGTACTTCCACGTCCGCCGCGAGGGCGTGACCATCCCCTACGACGGCCGCTTCGTCAAACGCGGCGAGCCCGAGGAGTCGTCGTACCGGCTGGTCCGCGCGGGGGAGTCGGTGACCCAGGAAGTCGACCTCACCACGGCGTACCCCATCTCCGAACCCGGCACGTACACCGTGACGCTGGACGCGGAGATCCTCGACGCCATCCCGCAGGAGTCCGGCGCGCCGGCGCTGCGGCTGCGCCTCAACCACGAGGGGTTCCAACTCGACCCGCTCTCGGCGACGTTCGAGGTGGCCGAGGACGGGCAGCCGCGGTACACCGTCGCGGAGACCGTGCGCCGCTCACTCGGGCCGCCGCAGGCGCCGAAGACCGCCCTGGCGGCCGCCAAGATCAACGCCCTGCCGCCGACCCTCATCGGCGGGACCGCGGCACAGCAGCAGGACGTGCGGGCCGCGCACGAGAACGCCGGGGCCTTCGGGGAGGAGGCGAGGCACCAGCTGGCCTGGACGTCCGGGCCCGGCAACACCGTCTCCACCGAGTGGTTCGGCGCCTACGACGCGGCGCGGTACTCGACCGTCTCCACGCACCTCACCGACATCTGTGCCGTGATCGCCGGCCAGACGATCACCTACGACCTGACCGGAACGGGCTGCAACCCGGGTTGGTTCGCCTACACCTACAAGGGGACGCGCAAGGTCTGGCTCTGCTCCTCCTTCTGGAGCGCGGGGGCGACCGGCACGGACTCGAAGTTCGGCACGCTGGTGCACGAGTTGAGCCACGCCGTCTCCAGCACCGACGACCTCGCCTACGGGCAGGCCGGGGCACGCACCCTGGCGTCGACCAAGCCGGCGGACGCCATCCGGAACGCCGACAACCACGAGTACTTCGCGGAAGCCGTCTCCGAACTGATGGTCACGGCGCCCGTGTTGTGGAACAACGGCAAGGCGTACTTCTTCGTCGCCGGGAAGTACTACCGGTACGACGTGGCGACGGACAAGGTCGACCCCGGCTACCCGCTGCCGGTCTCCCCGAACTGGCCCGGCCTGTTCGCGGACCGGGTGGACGTCGGCGTGGTGTGGCCGAACGGCAAGGCGTACTTCTTCCGCGGCTCGGAGTACATGCGGTACGACATCGCGTCCGACTCGGTCGATCCGGGCTATCCGCTGCCGATCTCGCCGTACTGGCCGGGCCTGTGGCCGGACGGAATCGACGCGGCCGTGGTGTGGCCGAACGGCAAGGCGTACTTCTTCCGCGGCTCGGAGTACATGCGGTACGACATCGCGTCCGACTCGGTCGATCCGGGCTATCCGCTGCCGATCTCGCCGTACTGGCCCGGCCTGTGGCCGGCGGACCTCACCGGCGGAGTGGTCTGGAACAACGGCAAGGCGTACTTCTTCCGCGGTACCGAGTACGTGCGCTATGACATCGCCGCGGACAGCGTCGACCCCGGCTATCCGCTGCCGGTCAATCCGTACTGGCCCGGACTTCCCTGA
- a CDS encoding bifunctional non-homologous end joining protein LigD (manually curated), translated as MLIRPMLATPSERRVLDDGWLLERKLDGVRAIAERDGAHVRLVSRTGKPMADGYPELVAALAAQPVPRFTVDGEIVAFDEHGRTSFARLQRRMQLRDPVRAVAAGVRVSYFLFDLPALLGHDTTGLPLLNRKQLLRETVEFADPLYFTEHVAADGPVPLAEACARGWEGLVAKRADSRYVPRRSPDWLKLPCTVGQELVIGGFTEPAGRRTGFGALLVGHYEGGALRYAGKVGTGFDTALLHRLRAELDALVRPDPPFADPPAAERRVHWVEPRLVARIAFTEWTREGRLRAPRFEGLRTDKRPEDVVRERTSDGPEQHD; from the coding sequence GTGCTGATCCGCCCGATGCTCGCCACCCCCAGCGAGCGCCGCGTCCTCGACGACGGCTGGCTGCTGGAACGCAAGCTGGACGGCGTCCGGGCGATCGCCGAACGGGACGGCGCGCACGTGCGGCTGGTCTCCCGCACCGGCAAGCCGATGGCCGACGGCTACCCGGAGCTGGTGGCCGCGCTCGCCGCCCAGCCCGTCCCCCGATTCACCGTGGACGGCGAGATCGTCGCCTTCGACGAGCACGGCCGCACCAGCTTCGCCCGGCTGCAGCGGCGGATGCAGCTGCGGGACCCGGTCCGGGCCGTGGCGGCCGGGGTGCGGGTCTCGTACTTCTTGTTCGACCTGCCGGCCCTGTTGGGGCACGACACCACCGGGCTGCCGCTCCTGAACCGCAAACAACTGCTGCGCGAGACGGTGGAGTTCGCCGATCCGCTGTACTTCACCGAGCACGTCGCGGCGGACGGCCCGGTACCGCTCGCCGAGGCCTGCGCCCGCGGCTGGGAGGGCCTGGTCGCCAAGCGCGCCGACAGCCGGTACGTGCCGCGCCGCTCCCCGGACTGGCTGAAGCTGCCGTGCACCGTCGGACAGGAACTCGTGATCGGCGGCTTCACCGAACCGGCCGGCCGCCGCACCGGCTTCGGCGCCCTGCTGGTCGGCCACTACGAGGGCGGCGCGCTGCGCTACGCGGGCAAGGTCGGCACCGGCTTCGACACCGCCCTGCTGCACCGCCTGCGGGCCGAACTCGACGCCCTCGTCCGCCCCGACCCGCCGTTCGCCGACCCGCCCGCCGCCGAACGCCGGGTGCACTGGGTCGAGCCCCGCCTGGTCGCCCGGATCGCCTTCACCGAGTGGACCCGCGAGGGCCGGCTGCGCGCGCCCCGGTTCGAGGGGCTGCGGACCGACAAGCGGCCCGAGGACGTGGTGCGCGAACGCACGTCCGACGGGCCTGAACAGCACGATTGA
- a CDS encoding Zn-dependent metalloprotease, translating into MKRPLLSGSLTLAVSSLVIAGAGVPAVAAAPQPQASHSKAVQDATAQVAAHPDAVKAGANDQFQVTNVQVDADGTRHVHFNRTYRGLPVRGGDVVVHSAPNGTLDSASLTQAAPLSLSVTPSVTDRQAIAKASQLFRGTRGTSTATLKVDVTGASPQLVWEVVVNGTGEDRSPSHLHVLVDAVTGATGTSWDSFSAFLPDGVKRAKTKAAPTAPTAQSAPAALAAAASTGTGKGYQVGNVSVSTTQNSATSYTLKDPARGNGETRDAQNQTATNDSPPAGWGVAFNDTDNVWGNNALTDRATVAVDAHYGIQATWDFYKNVLGRNGIKNDGVGARSFVHYGTNYDNAGWDDASFAMIYGDGAAGSKPFTEIDVAGHEMSHGVTAATAGLVYSGDAGGLNEATSDIMGTMVEFNANSAADAPDYLIGEKIDINGNGTPLRWMDDPSKDGKSVKCWSTSTKNLNPHYSSGVGNHFFYLLAVGSGQSQWGNSPTCDGSSVTGIGNDASTKIWYRALSVYMTSNTDYPGARTATVKAAKDLYGAGSTECAAVEKAWGAVSVAPTATTCGGTTPPPTGNLLLNPGFESGATSWTGTSGVITTDAGAAPRTGSYYAWLDGYGSTHTDTLSQSVTIPSTATAPKLTFWNRITTAETGTTAYDTLKVQVVNGTTTTTLATYSNVDATSGYVQRTLDLSAFKGKTVTIKFTGAEDSSLQTSFLIDDTSVTAG; encoded by the coding sequence ATGAAGAGACCCCTTCTGAGCGGCTCGCTCACCCTCGCGGTCAGCAGCCTCGTCATAGCCGGCGCCGGTGTCCCCGCCGTGGCCGCCGCCCCCCAGCCCCAGGCCTCCCACAGCAAGGCCGTGCAGGACGCCACCGCCCAGGTCGCCGCCCACCCGGACGCGGTGAAGGCCGGCGCCAACGACCAGTTCCAGGTCACCAACGTGCAGGTGGACGCGGACGGCACCCGCCACGTCCACTTCAACCGCACCTACCGCGGCCTCCCGGTCCGCGGCGGCGACGTCGTGGTCCACTCCGCGCCGAACGGCACCCTCGACTCCGCCAGCCTCACCCAGGCCGCCCCGCTCTCGCTCTCGGTGACCCCCTCCGTCACCGATCGGCAGGCGATCGCCAAGGCCTCGCAGCTGTTCCGCGGCACCCGCGGCACCAGCACCGCCACCCTGAAGGTGGACGTGACGGGCGCCTCCCCCCAGCTGGTCTGGGAGGTCGTGGTCAACGGCACCGGCGAGGACCGCTCCCCCAGCCACCTCCACGTGCTGGTCGACGCCGTCACCGGTGCCACCGGCACGAGCTGGGACAGCTTCTCCGCGTTCCTGCCGGACGGCGTGAAGCGCGCGAAGACCAAGGCGGCCCCCACCGCGCCGACCGCCCAGTCCGCCCCCGCCGCCCTGGCCGCCGCGGCCTCCACCGGCACCGGCAAGGGCTACCAGGTCGGCAACGTGAGCGTGAGCACCACGCAGAACTCCGCCACCAGCTACACCCTCAAGGACCCGGCCCGCGGCAACGGCGAGACCCGCGACGCGCAGAACCAGACCGCCACCAACGACTCCCCGCCGGCCGGCTGGGGCGTCGCCTTCAACGACACCGACAACGTCTGGGGCAACAACGCCCTGACCGACCGCGCCACCGTCGCGGTCGACGCCCACTACGGCATCCAGGCCACCTGGGACTTCTACAAGAACGTCCTCGGCCGCAACGGCATCAAGAACGACGGCGTCGGCGCGCGTTCCTTCGTCCACTACGGCACCAACTACGACAACGCAGGCTGGGACGACGCCAGCTTCGCGATGATCTACGGCGACGGCGCGGCCGGTTCCAAGCCGTTCACCGAGATCGACGTCGCGGGCCACGAGATGAGCCACGGCGTCACGGCCGCCACCGCCGGCCTGGTCTACAGCGGCGACGCGGGCGGCCTGAACGAGGCCACCTCCGACATCATGGGCACGATGGTCGAGTTCAACGCCAACAGTGCCGCGGACGCGCCGGACTACCTCATCGGCGAGAAGATCGACATCAACGGCAACGGCACCCCGCTGCGGTGGATGGACGACCCGAGCAAGGACGGGAAGTCGGTCAAGTGCTGGTCCACCAGCACCAAGAACCTCAACCCGCACTACTCCTCCGGGGTCGGCAACCACTTCTTCTACCTGCTCGCCGTCGGCTCCGGCCAGTCCCAGTGGGGCAACAGCCCGACCTGTGACGGCTCCTCGGTCACCGGCATCGGCAACGACGCCTCCACCAAGATCTGGTACCGCGCCCTGTCGGTCTACATGACCTCCAACACCGACTACCCGGGCGCCCGCACCGCCACCGTCAAGGCGGCCAAGGACCTGTACGGCGCGGGCAGCACCGAGTGCGCCGCCGTGGAGAAGGCGTGGGGCGCGGTCTCCGTCGCCCCGACCGCCACCACCTGCGGCGGGACCACCCCGCCGCCCACCGGCAACCTGCTGCTCAACCCCGGCTTCGAGTCCGGCGCCACCTCCTGGACCGGCACCTCCGGCGTGATCACCACCGACGCCGGCGCCGCCCCGCGCACCGGCTCGTACTACGCCTGGCTGGACGGCTACGGCTCGACGCACACCGACACGCTCTCCCAGTCGGTGACCATCCCGTCGACCGCGACCGCGCCCAAGCTGACCTTCTGGAACCGGATCACCACCGCGGAGACCGGCACCACGGCGTACGACACGCTGAAGGTCCAGGTCGTCAACGGCACCACGACGACCACCCTGGCCACGTACTCGAACGTCGACGCCACCTCCGGCTACGTCCAGCGGACGCTCGACCTGTCGGCCTTCAAGGGCAAGACCGTCACGATCAAGTTCACCGGCGCGGAGGACTCCTCCCTCCAGACCAGCTTCCTGATCGACGACACCTCGGTGACCGCCGGCTGA
- a CDS encoding vancomycin resistance protein VanJ, translating into MLTALLLAGHRLVPNRVGRLGSLLEAFLPWVGLAVPVLLAAALLRRSRLALAAALLPAVAWAGLFGGRLLPGGDGGRYDLTVVQHNVADDNTDPEGTAQRLAGTGADLLAVEELTGPAAGVYERVLGGVHPYQARSGTVGLWSRFPLADVRPVDLKPAEVHDQDWKRGVRATARTPQGDLAVYVAHLPSVRISPTAGFTSARRDESARLLAAAVDAEPLQRLLVMGDFNSTLDDRGLAPVTSRLTPARAGFDFSWPAGLPLARIDQVLCRGLTPVDTWTLAATGSDHLPVAARIRF; encoded by the coding sequence GTGCTGACGGCGCTGCTGCTCGCCGGCCACCGGCTGGTGCCCAACCGGGTCGGGCGGCTCGGCAGCCTGCTGGAGGCGTTCCTGCCGTGGGTCGGCCTGGCGGTGCCGGTGCTGCTGGCCGCCGCGCTGCTGCGCCGCTCGCGGCTCGCCCTGGCCGCGGCGCTGCTGCCCGCCGTCGCCTGGGCCGGGCTGTTCGGCGGACGGCTGCTGCCGGGCGGCGACGGCGGCCGGTACGACCTGACGGTGGTCCAGCACAACGTGGCGGACGACAACACCGATCCGGAGGGCACGGCGCAACGCTTGGCCGGCACCGGCGCCGACCTGCTGGCCGTCGAGGAGCTGACGGGGCCCGCCGCCGGGGTGTACGAGCGGGTTCTCGGCGGCGTCCACCCGTACCAGGCGCGCTCCGGGACGGTCGGCCTGTGGTCCCGCTTCCCGCTGGCGGACGTCCGGCCGGTGGACCTCAAGCCCGCGGAGGTCCACGACCAGGACTGGAAGCGCGGGGTGCGGGCCACGGCCCGCACCCCGCAGGGGGATCTGGCCGTGTACGTGGCGCACCTGCCGTCGGTGCGGATCTCGCCGACGGCGGGGTTCACCTCGGCCCGGCGGGACGAGAGCGCCCGGCTGCTGGCCGCGGCCGTCGACGCCGAGCCGCTGCAGCGGCTGCTCGTCATGGGCGACTTCAACAGCACCCTGGACGACCGCGGCCTCGCCCCCGTCACCTCCCGGCTGACCCCGGCACGGGCCGGCTTCGACTTCAGCTGGCCGGCGGGCCTTCCGCTGGCCAGGATCGACCAGGTGCTGTGCCGCGGCCTGACCCCGGTCGACACCTGGACCCTCGCGGCGACCGGCAGCGACCACCTGCCGGTGGCCGCCCGGATCCGGTTCTGA
- a CDS encoding sphingomyelin phosphodiesterase, producing MPLSSVRRATRTAAAACAAAAVLGTLAAGPAAAATSVAAESAPVTAPALDVLTYNVFLMSKSLYPNWGQDQRAQAIASADFFQGHDVVVLQEAFDNAASDALTARASAAYPYHTPVVGRSTGGWDATSGSYSSTTPEDGGVTLLSKWPILRKEQYVFKDACGADWWSNKGFVYAVLNVNGLRTHVVGTHLQSTDTGCSSGEPAAVRAKQLIAMRAFLDAKQIPANEPIVLAGDLNVDSHGSEYQALLDNGNLAPASARTGWPYSFDTVDNSIAAYRYPGEPKEDLDYVLYRADHARPQQYTNQVVRFHSTPWTVSSWGKSYTYTDLSDHYPLAAH from the coding sequence ATGCCCCTGTCGTCCGTCCGCCGCGCCACCCGCACGGCCGCCGCGGCCTGCGCGGCCGCCGCCGTGCTCGGCACGCTCGCCGCCGGCCCCGCGGCGGCCGCCACGAGCGTCGCGGCCGAGAGCGCGCCGGTGACCGCGCCCGCGCTCGACGTCCTCACGTACAACGTGTTCCTGATGAGCAAGTCGCTCTACCCGAACTGGGGCCAGGACCAGCGCGCGCAGGCGATCGCCTCGGCGGACTTCTTCCAGGGCCACGACGTGGTGGTCCTCCAGGAGGCCTTCGACAACGCCGCCTCCGACGCGCTGACCGCCAGAGCCTCGGCCGCGTACCCGTACCACACCCCGGTGGTGGGCCGCTCCACCGGCGGCTGGGACGCCACCTCCGGCAGCTACAGCTCCACCACCCCCGAGGACGGCGGGGTGACGCTGCTCAGCAAGTGGCCGATCCTGCGCAAGGAGCAGTACGTCTTCAAGGACGCCTGCGGCGCCGACTGGTGGTCCAACAAGGGCTTCGTCTACGCGGTGCTGAACGTCAACGGGCTGCGCACCCACGTGGTCGGCACCCACCTGCAGTCCACCGACACCGGCTGCTCCAGCGGAGAGCCGGCCGCCGTCCGGGCCAAGCAGCTGATCGCCATGCGCGCCTTCCTGGACGCCAAGCAGATCCCGGCGAACGAGCCGATCGTGCTGGCGGGCGACCTCAACGTCGACTCGCACGGCTCCGAGTACCAGGCACTTCTCGACAACGGCAACCTCGCCCCGGCCTCGGCGCGCACCGGCTGGCCGTACTCCTTCGACACCGTCGACAACTCCATCGCCGCCTACCGCTACCCGGGCGAGCCCAAGGAGGACCTCGACTACGTGCTGTACCGGGCCGACCACGCCCGGCCGCAGCAGTACACCAACCAGGTCGTGCGTTTCCACAGCACGCCGTGGACGGTCAGCAGCTGGGGTAAGAGCTACACGTACACCGACCTCTCCGACCACTACCCGCTCGCCGCACACTGA
- a CDS encoding urease subunit gamma — protein MKLTPREQERLLVHVAADVARSRRARGLRLNHPEAVALITSHVLEGARDGRSVAELMESGRQVLTRKDVMEGIAEMIPDVQVECTFPDGTKLVTVHGPIQ, from the coding sequence ATGAAGCTGACCCCCCGTGAGCAGGAACGCCTGCTCGTCCATGTCGCCGCCGACGTCGCCCGCTCGCGCCGGGCCCGCGGCCTGCGGCTCAACCACCCGGAGGCGGTGGCGCTGATCACCTCGCACGTGCTGGAGGGCGCCCGGGACGGCCGCAGTGTCGCCGAGCTGATGGAGTCCGGCCGGCAGGTGCTCACCCGCAAGGACGTGATGGAGGGGATCGCCGAGATGATCCCGGACGTCCAGGTGGAGTGCACCTTCCCGGACGGCACCAAGCTCGTCACCGTGCACGGGCCGATCCAGTGA
- a CDS encoding urease subunit beta produces MSAAPTPGGGAGTGPVPGEVLYGEGEIGLNAGRAVTRLTAVNAADRPIQVGSHYHFAEANPGLEFDRAAARGQRLNIPAGTAVRFEPGIPVEIELVPIGGRREVHGLRGETGGALDD; encoded by the coding sequence GTGAGCGCCGCCCCGACGCCCGGCGGCGGTGCGGGCACCGGCCCCGTCCCCGGCGAAGTCCTGTACGGCGAGGGGGAGATCGGCCTGAACGCCGGCCGAGCCGTCACCCGGCTGACCGCCGTGAACGCCGCCGACCGGCCGATCCAGGTCGGCTCGCACTACCACTTCGCCGAGGCCAACCCGGGCCTGGAGTTCGACCGGGCGGCGGCCCGCGGGCAGCGGCTCAACATCCCGGCCGGCACCGCCGTCCGCTTCGAGCCGGGCATCCCGGTGGAGATCGAACTCGTGCCGATCGGCGGCCGCCGCGAGGTGCACGGACTGCGCGGCGAGACCGGAGGAGCACTCGATGACTGA
- a CDS encoding glycerophosphoryl diester phosphodiesterase encodes MTQRPIGGASSRRTFLRATGAAGLGAAALTAAGAAATPAAAADHQESGQTNGQADEQRAAGTRPPVRTGTGLDRLPHPLVVAHRGASGYRPEHTLGSYELALELGADVIEQDLVPTKDGHLVVRHENNIAETTDVANHPEFATRRTTKTVDGTPLTGWFTEDFTLAELRTLRAVERLPQQRQRNTPYDGRWPVPTFREVVEFAEKRSRSLGRPVRLYVETKHPSYFRSIGLPLEERLADELRRGGLAGQNGRAILQSFEPSSLQRLAKLVGNPRIQLLSGPTTQPYDFVLAGDRRTVADLVTPGGLRWLASFSHGIGPTTQLIAPVDAAGRLLPPTTLVADAHAAGLVLHPWTVRNENSFLPADFRRGTDPNAYGDAIGWARRLYDLGVDGFFTDNTDTSVLARGDFWAARGVN; translated from the coding sequence ATGACGCAGCGTCCGATCGGCGGAGCATCCTCGCGGCGCACGTTCCTGCGGGCGACCGGGGCGGCCGGCCTCGGTGCGGCCGCGCTGACGGCGGCGGGTGCGGCGGCGACCCCCGCGGCCGCCGCCGACCATCAGGAGAGCGGGCAGACGAACGGGCAGGCGGACGAGCAGCGGGCCGCGGGCACCCGTCCGCCCGTGCGGACCGGTACCGGCCTGGACCGGCTGCCGCACCCGCTGGTGGTGGCGCACCGCGGTGCCAGCGGATACCGCCCGGAGCACACCCTCGGCAGTTACGAGCTGGCGCTGGAGCTCGGCGCGGACGTCATCGAGCAGGATCTGGTGCCGACGAAGGACGGCCACCTGGTCGTCCGCCACGAGAACAACATCGCCGAGACGACGGACGTCGCGAACCACCCGGAGTTCGCCACCCGGAGGACCACGAAGACGGTCGACGGCACGCCGCTGACCGGCTGGTTCACCGAGGACTTCACCCTGGCGGAGCTGCGTACCCTGCGCGCCGTCGAGCGGCTGCCGCAGCAGCGCCAGCGCAACACGCCGTACGACGGCCGCTGGCCGGTGCCGACCTTCCGCGAGGTGGTGGAGTTCGCCGAGAAGCGCTCGCGCAGCCTGGGCCGCCCGGTCCGGCTGTACGTGGAGACCAAGCACCCCAGCTACTTCCGGTCGATCGGCCTGCCGCTGGAGGAGCGGCTGGCGGACGAGCTGCGCCGCGGCGGCCTGGCCGGGCAGAACGGCCGGGCGATCCTGCAGTCCTTCGAGCCGAGCAGCCTGCAGCGCCTCGCGAAGCTGGTCGGCAACCCGCGGATACAGCTGCTGAGCGGCCCGACCACGCAGCCGTACGACTTCGTGCTGGCCGGCGACAGGCGGACGGTCGCGGACCTGGTGACCCCGGGCGGGCTGCGCTGGCTGGCCTCGTTCTCGCACGGCATCGGCCCGACCACGCAGCTGATCGCACCGGTGGACGCGGCGGGCAGGCTGCTGCCGCCGACCACGCTGGTGGCGGACGCGCACGCGGCGGGCCTGGTGCTGCACCCGTGGACGGTGCGCAACGAGAACTCCTTCCTGCCGGCGGACTTCCGCCGGGGCACCGATCCGAACGCGTACGGCGACGCGATCGGCTGGGCCCGCCGCCTGTACGACCTGGGCGTGGACGGCTTCTTCACCGACAACACCGACACCTCGGTGCTGGCCCGGGGCGACTTCTGGGCGGCCCGCGGCGTGAACTGA